The sequence below is a genomic window from Pseudomonadota bacterium.
AAAGTTGCAGAAGGAGCATTCCAGACAATCATCAGTTGCATTGAAGGAGCGCTCAAGAAGGGCGAGAAAACAACAATCGTAGGTTTTGGCACATTCTCAGTTGCTGATAGGAAGGCAAGAAAGGGCGTTTGCAGCAGGTGCAGCATTAAAAGCAGCGGTCAGCGGAAAGGCAGCAGCCAAGAAAGCAGTAAAGAAGGCAC
It includes:
- a CDS encoding HU family DNA-binding protein — encoded protein: MTKAEIVAKVAEDVKVTKKVAEGAFQTIISCIEGALKKGEKTTIVGFGTFSVADRKARKGVCSRCSIKSSGQRKGSSQESSKEGTGQTEEEINSSEAGLRVRFLFLRNITK